A genomic segment from Malaclemys terrapin pileata isolate rMalTer1 chromosome 1, rMalTer1.hap1, whole genome shotgun sequence encodes:
- the ANKRD54 gene encoding ankyrin repeat domain-containing protein 54, translated as MDGAGAGGAVAASDEEPRPPGGGFALAEFGAALQGPPEALGPASLGYLHVLWQRDPPAGKIPARRQRRAARLHRALGPTGKEIHALKRLRESANANDLETVQQLLEDGVDPCAADDKGRTALHFASCNGNDRIVQLLLDHGADPNQRDGLGNTALHLAACTNHVPVITLLLRGGARVDALDRAGRTPLHLAKSKLNILQEGLSQSLEAVRLEVKQIIQMLREYLERLGQHEQREQLDDLCSRLQMTSTKEQVDEVTDLLASFTSLSLQMQKMEKR; from the exons ATGGACGGCGCTGGCGCTGGCGGGGCCGTGGCGGCCTCGGACGAGGAGCCGAGGCCCCCGGGGGGCGGGTTCGCGCTGGCGGAGTTCGGGGCCGCGCTGCAAGGCCCCCCGGAGGCGCTGGGCCCGGCCTCGCTCGGCTACCTGCACGTCCTGTGGCAGCGCGACCCGCCGGCGGGCAAGATCCCCGCCCGCCGCCAGCGCAGGGCCGCCCGGCTGCACCGCGCCCTGGGGCCCACGGGCAAAGAGATCCACG CTCTGAAACGATTGAGAGAATCCGCCAATGCTAACGACTTAGAAACAG TGCAGCAACTCTTAGAAGATGGGGTTGACCCCTGTGCTGCAGATGACAAAGGCCGTACAGCCCTGCACTTTGCCTCCTGCAATGGCAATGATCGCATCG TGCAGTTGCTTTTGGACCATGGGGCAGACCCGAACCAGAGAGATGGACTGGGGAACACTGCATTACACTTGG CTGCCTGCACgaaccatgttcctgtcatcacCCTGCTGCTGCGCGGAG GAGCCAGAGTCGATGCCTTGGATCGAGCTGGGAGAACTCCTCTGCACCTCGCCAAGTCCAAGCTGAACATCCTGCAGGAAGGGCTCTCTCAGAGCCTGGAGGCCGTGCGCCTTGAAGTGAAGCAG ATTATCCAGATGTTGCGGGAATACCTGGAGCGCCTTGGGCAGCATGAGCAGCGGGAGCAGTTGGATGATCTCTGCTCCAGGTTACAGATGACCAGTACTAAGGAGCAG GTGGATGAGGTCACTGACCTCCTGGCCAGCTTCACCTCACTCAGTCTACAGATGCAGAAGATGGAGAAGAGGTAA